In Juglans regia cultivar Chandler chromosome 13, Walnut 2.0, whole genome shotgun sequence, the DNA window AACTAAAATATTGGAAAACGTATATTTTAACGAAAGGAATATCAAAAGATGTTCCCTAGAGATGGATTTTTTGAAACAAGACCAAAAATATAAGACAGGAGTATGTGTGAGGGTGTCTCTGTAATGAACAACAAGGACAAATGCATCTTCTATGCAAAAGGAGATGCAAGGTAAAAACGCAACTGCAGCTCACCTGTACCAAAGGGTAACCACCAAATGAGTATATGGTTTCAATGGACTCCCATATTGACGTGCCAAGCCAAAGTCACAAATCTTCAACTCACCCCGATTATTCAAAAGCAAATTTGATGCCTTCAAATCCCGATGAAGCACCCAATTATCATGGAGATACTTAACACCCTCCAAAAGCTGGAGCATTAGGCATTTAACCTCACTCTGACTAAATGGCTGTTTCATTGTCTCCATGAGTCCTTTAAGATCATGTTCCATGTACTCCATCACCATAAATATACTATCGAGGCTACTACCCACCACCACTTCTTTAACATCTATAATTGAGGGGTgatgaagagaaagaagaatgtTTATTTCCCTCAGAGAAGTCAATGGAAaaccttctttttccttctccatTTTCACCTTTTTCAACGCCACAATGTCCCCACTCTTTTTATCTCTTGCTCTATATACAACACCATAAGTGCCTTCATCAATCCTGTTAAGTCTCTCAAACTCATCAACACTTCTACAACCCTGAAGCATGTTTACGCTCCTTAGTGGAGTAGGTGAAGGTTCTGGTGTTCCACAAGAATCATCTTCATCCCCTGAATCTGTATCTGACTGGCTAGCACTACTATATTTCTTATGGTGTTCCTCATCAATTTGCATGGAGTCATCCTTCTCTGAATTATTATCAGCATAATCATCCTGATTCAAAGACCTTCCACGGGTGACAAGTTCATCAGAATCAGATGATTTTGCTCGAGATCTTTCAGAGTCTTCTCTTCTGAGTTCCCCCAGCTCTGGACTCAATGACTTGTTACGTGCCTTGGCCTCCAATGAATCTGACAAAGgcattttctttctccttttatgTACTCCCTCATCATCTATAATTTCGCCTTCATCAACTGGAGAGTTATTCCCAGCTGCCCATCTTGAAGAGGATATGTTCCGTGTTGGAACATAATCATCATTTTCTAGCTGCTCTGCTTCCAAATCATTACCCCACTGCTGGCTTGGTGACCCAGAAGACAAGCCTACTGGAGACTCAGGCGCACCATGCCCCACAGACTCAGATGCCAATGGGGGATTAATTGGTGATGAATATCGCAGCAAATTCTCATCCTTGCTATTCTGACCGGGAGATATTTGTACACTCCCATCGAGAACAACATCAGGTGACTGATGGTATGCCTTGGGTAAAAGGGGGGGACGATGAAGAGCCTTCACTGTTGAGGACACTCTACTTCTCGATGAATTATTGACTTCTTTGTCATCTCTATCCCATATTATAGGCGAAaacttcctctttctctctggAGCTGGTGACTGAACCCCATTATCCATTGCCTTAGAATCATTGGGATCCTTAATCTGCGATTCAGATTCAATAGCATCATCAGATTCACTTGACAACTCACCGGGTTCCCTATCCACAGCCCTAGCCACAAACCCACATCGCTTGGGCCCACGAACACCACCACTACTACTGCCCGAATCACTCCTACTTGAAGCTGATCGATACCCCCCATTCATTACCTCCCTCTCTTTAATATCCTTCTGCCTAACCCTACCCCTATCTCTTGCATCCCGGATATGGCCCCTTTCCATGTCAAGATTACCATTACTATTCCTAATTCGATCATACTCTTCCTTGATATTCGCAAAATCCCTCCTTGACAATTCACTGCTGGAATCGCGGTCCCTGAACTCGTTTTCGCGA includes these proteins:
- the LOC109019582 gene encoding cyclin-dependent kinase G-2 isoform X3, which codes for MDNGVQSPAPERKRKFSPIIWDRDDKEVNNSSRSRVSSTVKALHRPPLLPKAYHQSPDVVLDGSVQISPGQNSKDENLLRYSSPINPPLASESVGHGAPESPVGLSSGSPSQQWGNDLEAEQLENDDYVPTRNISSSRWAAGNNSPVDEGEIIDDEGVHKRRKKMPLSDSLEAKARNKSLSPELGELRREDSERSRAKSSDSDELVTRGRSLNQDDYADNNSEKDDSMQIDEEHHKKYSSASQSDTDSGDEDDSCGTPEPSPTPLRSVNMLQGCRSVDEFERLNRIDEGTYGVVYRARDKKSGDIVALKKVKMEKEKEGFPLTSLREINILLSLHHPSIIDVKEVVVGSSLDSIFMVMEYMEHDLKGLMETMKQPFSQSEVKCLMLQLLEGVKYLHDNWVLHRDLKASNLLLNNRGELKICDFGLARQYGSPLKPYTHLVVTLWYRAPELLLGAKQYSTAIDMWSLGCIMAEFLSKEPLFNGKTEFDQLDKIFRILGTPNETIWPGFSKLPGVKVNFVKHQYNLLRKKFPATSFTGSPVLSDSGFDLLNKLLTYDPEKRITAEAALNHEWFREVPLPKSKEFMPTFPAQHAQDRRVRRIMKSPDPLEEQRRKELQQGHLGTGGVLG
- the LOC109019582 gene encoding cyclin-dependent kinase G-2 isoform X1; its protein translation is MAAGRHGGYRENEFRDRDSSSELSRRDFANIKEEYDRIRNSNGNLDMERGHIRDARDRGRVRQKDIKEREVMNGGYRSASSRSDSGSSSGGVRGPKRCGFVARAVDREPGELSSESDDAIESESQIKDPNDSKAMDNGVQSPAPERKRKFSPIIWDRDDKEVNNSSRSRVSSTVKALHRPPLLPKAYHQSPDVVLDGSVQISPGQNSKDENLLRYSSPINPPLASESVGHGAPESPVGLSSGSPSQQWGNDLEAEQLENDDYVPTRNISSSRWAAGNNSPVDEGEIIDDEGVHKRRKKMPLSDSLEAKARNKSLSPELGELRREDSERSRAKSSDSDELVTRGRSLNQDDYADNNSEKDDSMQIDEEHHKKYSSASQSDTDSGDEDDSCGTPEPSPTPLRSVNMLQGCRSVDEFERLNRIDEGTYGVVYRARDKKSGDIVALKKVKMEKEKEGFPLTSLREINILLSLHHPSIIDVKEVVVGSSLDSIFMVMEYMEHDLKGLMETMKQPFSQSEVKCLMLQLLEGVKYLHDNWVLHRDLKASNLLLNNRGELKICDFGLARQYGSPLKPYTHLVVTLWYRAPELLLGAKQYSTAIDMWSLGCIMAEFLSKEPLFNGKTEFDQLDKIFRILGTPNETIWPGFSKLPGVKVNFVKHQYNLLRKKFPATSFTGSPVLSDSGFDLLNKLLTYDPEKRITAEAALNHEWFREVPLPKSKEFMPTFPAQHAQDRRVRRIMKSPDPLEEQRRKELQQGHLGTGGVLG
- the LOC109019582 gene encoding cyclin-dependent kinase G-2 isoform X2 yields the protein MAAGRHGGYRENEFRDRDSSSELSRRDFANIKEEYDRIRNSNGNLDMERGHIRDARDRGRVRQKDIKEREVMNGGYRSASSRSDSGSSSGGVRGPKRCGFVARAVDREPGELSSESDDAIESESQIKDPNDSKAMDNGVQSPAPERKRKFSPIIWDRDDKEVNNSSRSRVSSTVKALHRPPLLPKAYHQSPDVVLDGSVQISPGQNSKDENLLRYSSPINPPLASESVGHGAPESPVGLSSGSPSQQWGNDLEAEQLENDDYVPTRNISSSRWAAGNNSPVDEGEIIDDEGVHKRRKKMPLSDSLEAKARNKSLSPELGELRREDSERSRAKSSDSDELVTRGRSLNQDDYADNNSEKDDSMQIDEEHHKKYSSASQSDTDSGDEDDSCGTPEPSPTPLRSVNMLQGCRSVDEFERLNRIDEGTYGVVYRARDKKSGDIVALKKVKMEKEKEGFPLTSLREINILLSLHHPSIIDVKEVVVGSSLDSIFMVMEYMEHDLKGLMETMKQPFSQSEVKCLMLQLLEGVKYLHDNWVLHRDLKASNLLLNNRGELKICDFGLARQYGSPLKPYTHLVVTLWYRAPELLLGAKQYSTAIDMWSLGCIMAEFLSKEPLFNGKTEFDQLDKIFRILGTPNETIWPGFSKLPGVKVNFVKHQLPALGGSGIIYCGRNSLLHHSLDLPFSLILDLTC